The Castor canadensis chromosome X, mCasCan1.hap1v2, whole genome shotgun sequence genome includes a region encoding these proteins:
- the LOC141419595 gene encoding serine protease 52-like, translating into MRGSPGILQKRHLNILQASTCAQFWPKLNEFTFCVEAKKAMGEAGCKGDLGAPLVCHIQQKDTWVQVGILSHFDEHCTKPYVFSQVSPFIFWIQGVTRLSHAPWSQQGPITTSASISLSVSPARNASVLTSTTASIRPHFISLPQPQTSADRISLRYTMPWQVMIISCGSQICSGSIISSSWVLTAAHCVRNMNPEDTIAILGLRHPGAPLRVVKVSTILLHERFWLVSGAARNDLALVLLQEGQNSIQMLAPLGHLKNLNSSECWLSGPRILKPGETDENPEILQMQVMGASSCTYLYPDIGSSIVCFITQAKGYDTNMEPVSPGSAVMCRPISGNGKWRQIGFTSLKSLATIVSPHFSWILSTLAKAGHPLNQDLMPWIEKPKSSGFLKYPSTLLLSSAIIIEAQMFL; encoded by the exons ATGAGAG GAAGTCCTGGAATTTTGCAAAAAAGGCACCTAAACATCCTGCAAGCCAGCACTTGTGCCCAGTTTTGGCCCAAGCTGAATGAATTTACTTTCTGTGTGGAGGCCAAGAAAGCTATGGGGGAGGCTGGCTGTAAG GGTGACTTGGGGGCACCTTTGGTGTGCCATATACAACAAAAGGATACATGGGTACAGGTGGGAATCTTGAGTCACTTTGATGAACATTGCACAAAGCCCTATGTCTTCAGCCAAGTGAGCCCTTTCATTTTCTGGATCCAGGGAGTTACACGGCTCAGCCATGCACCATGGTCCCAACAAGGACCCATAACTACCTCTGCTTCCATCTCCCTTTCAGTCTCTCCTGCTAGGAATGCTTCAGTTTTAACCTCTACAACTGCTTCTATTCGACCACACTTCATTTCTCTGCCACAACCTCAGA CTTCAGCAGACCGTATTTCTCTGCGATATACTATGCCTTGGCAGGTTATGATCATCAGTTGTGGCAGTCAAATCTGCAGTGGCTCCATAATTAGCAGCTCTTGGGTTCTCACTGCTGCCCATTGTGTCAGGAACAT GAATCCAGAAGACACTATAGCGATACTGGGCCTTAGGCATCCTGGGGCACCTCTGAGAGTTGTTAAAGTAAGTACGATCCTACTTCACGAGAGATTCTGGTTGGTGAGTGGAGCAGCAAGAAATGATCTGGCTTTGGTACTCCTTCAAGAGGGCCAAAATTCCATTCAGATGTTAGCACCATTGGGGCACTTGAAGAATCTAAATAGCTCAGAATGTTGGCTTTCTGGGCCAAGAATTCTTAAACCAG GAGAGACAGATGAGAACCCAGAAATATTACAGATGCAGGTTATGGGAGCTTCAAGCTGTACGTACCTCTACCCAGACATAGGCAGTTCTATTGTTTGCTTCATTACTCAGGCCAAAGGCTATGACACAAATATG GAGCCAGTGAGTCCAGGCAGTGCTGTTATGTGCAGACCAATATCTGGCAATGGCAAATGGAGACAGATAGGCTTCACCAGTCTCAAATCTCTAGCTACCATAGTGAGCCCACACTTCTCCTGGATTTTATCCACTTTAGCAAAGGCAGGCCATCCCCTAAACCAGGACCTTATGCCTTGGATAGAAAAACCTAAGTCCTCTGGTTTCCTTAAATATCCATCCACACTGCTACTTTCCTCAGCAATTATTATTGAAGCACAGATGTTTTTGTAG